A section of the Actinomycetota bacterium genome encodes:
- a CDS encoding acyl-CoA carboxylase subunit beta — protein sequence MLGTRVDPSSEIFQRNREGNLALIAKVDEALAESRAGGGPEKLQRHRDRGKLMIRERIRLLLDPGSPWLELCPLAGWGSDFHVGGSTVAGIGVINGVECLVGGADPTVKGGAMNPYSVQKGLRVGQIAFENRLPSINLTESAGADLRTQKDIFVPGGRSFWGLTRKSKERIPTISVVFGSSTAGGAYVPGMSDYVVLIKERSKVFLGGPPLVKMATGEDADEEELGGAEMHAKISGLGDYLAEDELDALRIARQIVGHLNWRKLGPGPTLPSDPPVHDPEELLGIASVDLREPFDAREVLARVLDGSRFEEFKPSYGTNLVTGWGSIHGFPIGVLANKGVLFSEESEKGAQFIQLCNQIDVPILFCQNITGFMVGTKYEQGGIIKDGAKLINAVTNSEVPHVTLMMGASYGAGNYGMAGRAYDPRFLFTWPNHHIAVMGPQQLAGVLSIVARAAAENRGEEFSDEQDAAVRTMVEEQIESESNALFASGQIWDDGVIDPRDTRHVLGMALSAIHTDEVRGTRGGYGVFRM from the coding sequence GTGCTCGGCACCCGCGTCGACCCGTCGTCCGAGATCTTCCAGCGCAACCGCGAGGGCAACCTCGCGCTGATCGCCAAGGTGGATGAAGCGCTCGCCGAGTCGCGCGCGGGCGGGGGTCCCGAGAAGCTCCAGCGCCATCGCGATCGCGGGAAGCTCATGATCCGGGAGCGCATCCGTCTGCTGCTCGATCCCGGTTCGCCGTGGCTCGAGCTGTGCCCCCTCGCCGGCTGGGGCAGCGACTTCCACGTCGGCGGATCGACCGTCGCCGGCATCGGCGTGATCAACGGCGTGGAATGCCTCGTCGGGGGCGCCGACCCGACCGTCAAGGGCGGGGCGATGAACCCCTACTCGGTCCAGAAGGGCCTGCGCGTCGGTCAGATCGCGTTCGAGAACCGGCTCCCGTCGATCAACCTCACGGAGTCGGCGGGCGCCGACCTGCGGACCCAGAAGGACATCTTCGTGCCGGGCGGGCGCAGCTTCTGGGGCCTGACCCGCAAGTCGAAGGAGCGCATCCCCACGATCAGCGTTGTCTTCGGATCGTCCACGGCGGGCGGGGCGTACGTGCCTGGGATGAGCGACTACGTTGTGCTGATCAAGGAGCGATCGAAGGTCTTCCTCGGCGGCCCGCCGCTCGTGAAGATGGCGACCGGCGAGGACGCGGACGAGGAGGAGCTCGGCGGCGCCGAGATGCACGCCAAGATCAGCGGACTCGGCGACTACCTGGCGGAGGACGAGCTCGACGCGCTCCGCATCGCGCGGCAGATCGTGGGCCACCTCAACTGGCGCAAGCTCGGACCCGGACCGACGCTGCCGTCCGACCCGCCGGTCCATGACCCCGAGGAGCTCCTCGGCATCGCCAGCGTCGACCTCCGCGAGCCGTTCGACGCACGCGAGGTGCTCGCACGGGTCCTCGACGGCAGCCGCTTCGAGGAGTTCAAACCCAGCTACGGCACCAACCTCGTGACCGGCTGGGGGAGCATCCACGGGTTCCCGATCGGGGTGCTGGCGAACAAAGGCGTGCTGTTCAGTGAGGAGTCCGAGAAGGGAGCGCAGTTCATCCAGCTGTGCAACCAGATCGACGTGCCCATCCTGTTCTGCCAGAACATCACGGGGTTCATGGTCGGGACCAAGTACGAGCAGGGCGGCATCATCAAGGACGGCGCCAAGCTCATCAACGCGGTCACCAACTCCGAGGTGCCGCACGTCACGCTGATGATGGGGGCCAGCTACGGGGCCGGCAACTACGGCATGGCGGGGCGCGCGTACGACCCGAGGTTCCTCTTCACCTGGCCCAACCACCACATCGCGGTCATGGGCCCGCAGCAGCTCGCGGGCGTGCTGTCCATCGTGGCCCGCGCCGCCGCCGAGAACCGGGGCGAGGAGTTCTCCGACGAGCAGGACGCCGCCGTGCGCACGATGGTGGAGGAGCAGATCGAGTCCGAGTCCAACGCGCTGTTCGCCTCGGGCCAGATCTGGGACGACGGCGTCATCGATCCCCGTGACACCCGACATGTGCTCGGGATGGCGCTCTCGGCGATCCACACCGACGAGGTCCGTGGCACGCGAGGCGGCTACGGCGTGTTCCGGATGTGA
- a CDS encoding TetR/AcrR family transcriptional regulator, producing the protein MPTEVVAPSPPDPGTKARRTYDALLDAMERLLEGGGYPAATSTAVAAEAGLSVGTFYAYFSDRDEALAALFARRLDALIDAVDAALTTDALLDDGLEPVLERVLDVVLDGYGRHASAFRAALVQLPSSPPIAAVYWDRHSHSAELIATFLRRAQAAGAVRDGDADVLAQALLVIMQGTNTPVLLAQPRSRGTRAIRAELHRALAATLRP; encoded by the coding sequence ATGCCGACCGAGGTGGTGGCCCCGTCTCCCCCGGATCCGGGGACGAAGGCGCGGCGAACCTACGATGCGTTGCTCGATGCGATGGAGCGGCTGCTCGAGGGTGGCGGCTACCCCGCGGCCACGTCGACGGCGGTCGCCGCCGAAGCCGGCCTGTCGGTGGGCACCTTCTACGCCTACTTCTCCGACCGTGACGAGGCGCTGGCTGCGCTCTTCGCGCGGCGACTCGACGCCCTCATCGACGCCGTCGACGCCGCCCTGACGACCGATGCGCTCCTCGACGACGGCCTCGAGCCGGTGCTCGAGCGCGTCCTCGATGTGGTCCTCGACGGTTACGGCCGCCACGCGAGCGCCTTCCGCGCGGCGCTGGTCCAGCTGCCCTCCTCCCCCCCGATCGCGGCGGTCTACTGGGACCGCCACAGCCACAGTGCCGAGCTGATCGCGACCTTCCTCCGCCGCGCGCAGGCCGCCGGGGCGGTCCGCGACGGCGACGCCGACGTCCTGGCGCAGGCCCTCCTCGTGATCATGCAGGGCACCAACACCCCGGTCCTCCTCGCCCAGCCGCGGTCCCGCGGCACCCGCGCCATCCGCGCCGAGCTGCACCGGGCTCTCGCCGCCACGCTGCGACCCTGA
- a CDS encoding CehA/McbA family metallohydrolase, whose translation MPRFLVAAVLATALALLPGLAAAQDAPRCVPDGDPVVLTGEVETEDARTYGVFPFEVAAGTTRVEVDYDWADRVPAPSTPLTQTVLDLGLWDQDGYREQAGFRGWSGSRHRSVFVQSDDAERTYFPGTVEPGVWWAELGFAAVGPSGASWEVHIRCLDPEVGPPPEPDPVDPDHVADPSPGWYHGDFHMHGFHSNPNAPDYQAFAHFARSQGLDFFPLTEYVTGVHWEQLGAVQRANPDVLFWPSREIITYFGHAISLGPTPGYYEYRHGFEDITIGAIQREVVARGALFQIAHPTTFEGPAFRSFCRGCEWELSDEIDLRQVHTIEVQTGPGTVHPGGDPDAPAFENPFMAEAIELWEDLLNQGYRITAVGGSDDKLSGDGPTDPIGATTYAPHGVPATAVFADELSVDAIARAVRAGRAYVRVRGVADSPALELDASTDGGQRATFGGILAADEADVTVTVTGGDGQSLRVIRNGDVVETVPVSGDVFTHTWRADRTDDEGPLGTWWRVETLDHESRSTIANPVFLVGASASDPRDGAPGGSQPPGGPGNTGGATTPTTGATGALALAPILAALVAWRRR comes from the coding sequence GTGCCTCGGTTCCTGGTCGCCGCGGTGCTCGCGACGGCGCTCGCCCTCCTGCCGGGGCTGGCCGCGGCTCAGGACGCGCCCCGCTGCGTCCCGGACGGTGATCCGGTGGTGCTGACTGGCGAGGTGGAGACGGAGGACGCGCGCACCTACGGCGTGTTCCCCTTCGAGGTGGCAGCGGGGACCACGCGGGTGGAGGTCGACTACGACTGGGCCGACCGCGTCCCGGCGCCCTCGACTCCGCTGACGCAGACCGTGCTCGATCTCGGGCTGTGGGATCAGGACGGGTACCGCGAGCAGGCGGGCTTCCGCGGCTGGTCCGGCAGCCGCCACCGCAGCGTGTTCGTCCAGTCCGACGACGCGGAGCGCACCTACTTCCCGGGCACGGTTGAGCCGGGGGTGTGGTGGGCCGAGCTGGGGTTCGCGGCCGTCGGTCCCTCGGGTGCGAGCTGGGAGGTGCACATCCGCTGCCTCGACCCGGAGGTGGGACCGCCCCCCGAGCCGGACCCCGTCGACCCGGACCACGTCGCCGACCCGTCACCCGGCTGGTACCACGGCGACTTCCACATGCACGGCTTCCACTCCAACCCCAACGCGCCCGACTACCAGGCCTTCGCCCACTTCGCCCGGTCGCAGGGGCTCGACTTCTTCCCCCTGACCGAGTACGTCACCGGGGTGCACTGGGAGCAGCTCGGGGCGGTCCAGCGCGCCAATCCCGACGTGCTGTTCTGGCCGTCACGTGAGATCATCACCTACTTCGGGCACGCCATCTCGCTCGGACCGACGCCCGGCTACTACGAGTACCGCCACGGCTTCGAGGACATCACGATCGGCGCCATCCAGCGCGAGGTGGTGGCCCGCGGGGCGCTGTTCCAGATCGCCCACCCCACGACCTTCGAGGGTCCGGCGTTCCGAAGCTTCTGCCGCGGGTGCGAGTGGGAGCTGTCGGACGAGATCGACCTCCGCCAGGTCCACACCATCGAGGTGCAGACCGGACCCGGAACTGTCCACCCTGGCGGGGACCCCGACGCGCCCGCGTTCGAGAACCCGTTCATGGCAGAGGCCATCGAGCTGTGGGAGGACCTGCTGAACCAGGGGTACCGGATCACGGCCGTCGGGGGGTCGGACGACAAGCTCTCCGGCGACGGACCGACCGATCCCATCGGGGCCACGACCTACGCCCCGCACGGCGTCCCCGCGACCGCGGTGTTCGCCGACGAGCTCTCGGTCGACGCGATCGCGCGGGCGGTCCGGGCGGGGCGCGCCTACGTGCGGGTCCGCGGTGTGGCCGACAGCCCCGCACTCGAGCTCGACGCCAGCACCGATGGTGGTCAGCGCGCCACCTTCGGCGGGATCCTCGCCGCGGACGAGGCCGACGTGACCGTCACGGTCACCGGCGGCGACGGGCAGTCGCTACGTGTCATCCGCAACGGCGACGTCGTCGAGACGGTGCCGGTCAGCGGCGACGTGTTCACCCACACCTGGCGGGCCGACCGCACCGACGACGAGGGGCCGCTGGGGACCTGGTGGCGCGTGGAGACTCTCGATCACGAGAGCCGCAGCACGATCGCCAACCCCGTGTTCCTGGTGGGGGCGAGTGCGAGCGACCCGCGTGACGGGGCGCCTGGTGGCTCCCAACCTCCCGGTGGTCCCGGGAACACCGGCGGCGCCACCACGCCGACGACGGGAGCCACCGGCGCGCTCGCGCTCGCGCCGATCTTGGCGGCCCTGGTCGCCTGGCGCCGCCGGTAG
- a CDS encoding DUF2993 domain-containing protein, whose translation MRKLLSIMFLLAVVVWLVAEVAAPPYAEGRIEEEVGARSRVITAASADIGTFPVVARLLATGKVPSLSVTLDEVAGQSLSFSEVRFELRGIEFDRMAMFGGDVRVRDIDSGVITVTISASALGRALGGVAVGVTPDHVLVSTPAGGVEVVPTIQDSTLTLNVAGVADLRVTLPADLLPCAPTLTLEQDRVIVACTVDRPPRLLSGR comes from the coding sequence GTGAGGAAGCTCCTCTCCATCATGTTCCTGCTCGCCGTGGTCGTGTGGCTCGTCGCCGAGGTCGCCGCTCCGCCTTACGCCGAAGGGCGCATCGAGGAGGAGGTGGGTGCACGCAGCCGGGTGATCACGGCGGCGTCGGCCGACATCGGCACCTTCCCGGTCGTCGCTCGCCTGCTGGCAACCGGGAAGGTCCCCAGCCTGTCCGTCACCCTCGACGAGGTCGCGGGTCAGAGCCTCTCGTTCAGCGAGGTCCGCTTCGAACTGCGCGGGATCGAGTTCGACCGTATGGCGATGTTCGGTGGCGACGTCCGGGTCCGGGACATCGACAGTGGTGTCATCACCGTCACGATCAGCGCCTCAGCATTGGGCCGGGCCCTCGGGGGCGTTGCGGTCGGAGTCACCCCCGACCACGTCCTGGTCAGCACACCCGCTGGCGGCGTCGAGGTCGTGCCGACCATCCAGGACAGCACGCTGACACTGAACGTGGCGGGCGTCGCCGACCTCCGCGTGACCCTGCCCGCCGACCTCCTCCCGTGCGCCCCCACCCTGACGCTCGAGCAGGACCGCGTCATCGTCGCCTGCACCGTTGACCGCCCCCCACGCCTCCTCAGCGGACGATGA
- a CDS encoding dTDP-4-dehydrorhamnose 3,5-epimerase family protein, translated as MPVETTAIEGLFVVRWDSHGDERGFFRQTHQLDELQEALGRELRFVQGNHARSQPGVLRGFHAEPWDKLVYVARGTAFCAIADIREDSATYGQAATFVLGDPPEGERIKLFISQGLANSYCVIGDGPCEYLYDVTDYWRPDVDKRAVAWDDPTLAVEWPVGHPILSDADRSNPTLTDLTRDARA; from the coding sequence TTGCCCGTCGAGACGACCGCGATCGAGGGCCTGTTCGTCGTCCGCTGGGACAGCCACGGTGACGAGCGCGGCTTCTTCCGCCAGACGCACCAACTCGACGAACTGCAGGAAGCGCTCGGACGCGAGCTGCGGTTCGTGCAGGGCAACCACGCCCGCTCCCAGCCGGGTGTCCTGCGGGGCTTCCACGCCGAACCCTGGGACAAGCTCGTGTACGTGGCCCGAGGCACCGCGTTCTGCGCCATCGCCGACATCCGCGAGGACAGCGCCACGTACGGGCAGGCCGCCACCTTCGTGCTCGGTGACCCACCCGAGGGAGAGCGGATCAAGCTGTTCATCAGCCAGGGCCTCGCCAACAGCTACTGCGTCATCGGCGACGGACCGTGCGAATACCTCTACGACGTCACCGACTACTGGCGCCCCGACGTCGACAAGCGCGCCGTCGCCTGGGATGATCCCACGCTCGCGGTCGAGTGGCCGGTCGGCCACCCCATCCTCAGCGATGCCGACCGGTCGAACCCGACCCTGACCGACCTCACCAGGGACGCCCGGGCGTGA
- a CDS encoding cell wall-binding repeat-containing protein, with the protein MRTSATARRWERGILALVLATAVALTAVAHTDAEAIDGPVDVVYIATGNNFADALVASVVAAMNGAPLLTVKSPGVFGDEIPQVTKDKLTELKPARIVVLGGPAAVSDKVFNELKVYSPDVTRVEGEDRFETAALIADLVPEAVKRAFFADKAGDADTLDGKDSTAFALSDKACPSGQVAKGTNEAGNPICTPDNTNGGDADTLDGLDSTAFAPTGHAHLDLFEIAHSTNGVVITGTAFTDVGTMSVEVTVPAGHQAILVARYTAESECRGAAETWCSVRIVVDGTEAHPQEGALAAFDSAAEDATAEDDFESHAIDRSSDLLGPGTYTVTVQARTFSNTDTLWLDDHHLTVEAKLVS; encoded by the coding sequence GTGCGTACATCCGCAACCGCGCGACGCTGGGAACGGGGGATCCTGGCGCTCGTCCTGGCCACAGCGGTCGCCCTGACCGCGGTCGCCCACACCGATGCCGAAGCCATCGACGGCCCTGTCGACGTGGTCTACATCGCTACCGGCAACAACTTCGCCGACGCGCTCGTCGCGTCCGTCGTCGCCGCCATGAACGGGGCGCCGCTGCTGACCGTCAAGAGCCCCGGCGTGTTCGGCGACGAGATCCCACAGGTGACCAAGGACAAACTCACCGAACTCAAGCCCGCCAGGATCGTCGTGCTCGGCGGTCCCGCGGCCGTGTCCGACAAGGTCTTCAACGAGCTGAAGGTCTACTCGCCCGACGTCACCCGCGTCGAGGGCGAGGACCGCTTCGAGACCGCCGCGCTCATCGCCGACCTCGTCCCCGAGGCGGTCAAGCGGGCGTTCTTCGCGGACAAGGCCGGGGATGCGGACACCCTCGACGGCAAGGACTCCACCGCGTTCGCGCTCAGCGACAAGGCGTGTCCTAGCGGTCAGGTCGCCAAGGGCACCAACGAGGCCGGCAACCCCATCTGCACCCCCGACAACACCAACGGCGGCGACGCCGACACCCTCGACGGCCTCGACTCCACAGCGTTCGCTCCAACAGGCCACGCGCACCTCGATCTGTTCGAGATCGCACACAGCACGAACGGCGTGGTGATAACCGGTACGGCGTTCACGGACGTCGGCACGATGTCGGTCGAGGTCACGGTCCCAGCCGGGCACCAGGCCATCCTGGTGGCGCGCTACACCGCTGAATCCGAATGTAGGGGCGCGGCCGAGACGTGGTGTTCGGTCCGTATCGTCGTCGATGGAACCGAGGCCCACCCTCAAGAGGGCGCGCTCGCCGCGTTCGACAGCGCGGCTGAGGACGCGACCGCCGAAGATGACTTCGAGTCCCACGCGATCGACCGATCCTCGGATCTGCTAGGTCCTGGCACGTACACGGTCACCGTCCAGGCCCGCACTTTCAGCAACACGGATACTCTTTGGCTCGACGACCACCACCTCACCGTCGAGGCCAAACTCGTCAGCTAG
- a CDS encoding NUDIX domain-containing protein, whose protein sequence is MCAVTSVEPAWPPEPLYVAVDVALCAVVDDQLHVLLLRRPYEPFEDDWALPGSFSTPDETLDETARRALAAKTAVVDVWLEQLATFDQPQRGDAPGRDPRGRVVSVAYLGLAQPEVVDRDGSADLRWWPVAALPARLGFDHERIVAVAVERLRAKTRYAPVAFELLAEEFTLPELQGVYEAALGHELDVRNFRRDLRDAGVIEPTGDRRQEGPGRPAELYRYVPGAFAVDAEERRVAERIRTSRGGA, encoded by the coding sequence ATGTGCGCCGTGACCTCCGTCGAACCGGCCTGGCCGCCCGAACCGCTCTACGTGGCGGTGGACGTGGCACTGTGCGCCGTCGTCGACGACCAGCTGCACGTGCTGCTCCTGCGGCGCCCCTACGAGCCGTTCGAGGACGACTGGGCGCTGCCAGGGTCGTTCAGCACACCCGACGAGACACTCGATGAGACGGCGCGGCGGGCCCTGGCCGCCAAGACGGCGGTCGTCGACGTCTGGCTCGAGCAGCTCGCGACGTTCGATCAGCCGCAGCGCGGCGACGCGCCGGGGCGCGACCCGCGCGGCCGCGTCGTGTCGGTCGCGTACCTCGGGCTCGCACAGCCCGAGGTGGTTGATCGCGACGGGTCGGCTGATCTGCGCTGGTGGCCCGTGGCTGCGCTGCCCGCCCGACTGGGCTTCGATCACGAACGGATCGTCGCGGTCGCCGTGGAGCGGCTCCGCGCCAAGACCCGCTACGCCCCGGTGGCGTTCGAGCTGCTCGCAGAGGAGTTCACCCTGCCGGAGCTGCAGGGCGTCTACGAGGCGGCCCTCGGGCACGAGCTCGACGTGCGCAACTTCCGCCGCGACCTGCGCGACGCCGGCGTGATCGAGCCCACCGGCGACAGGCGCCAGGAGGGCCCGGGGCGCCCCGCCGAGCTGTACCGCTACGTCCCCGGCGCTTTCGCCGTCGACGCCGAGGAACGCCGCGTCGCCGAGCGCATCCGCACGAGCCGGGGCGGTGCCTAG
- a CDS encoding HAMP domain-containing histidine kinase, protein MKPDQTGPPKTDQQTLGHAATDDGSPGRIVLDPTDGASEGGFDASDVQLLLSTAVHEFRTPLAAISGFATFLRKHWAELDDDDKLRYLDAINRQAQRLSGLTTDLLELSRVDAGALLLEPARVNVRGAISDAIETVGPATTIEVQCDPSVEVLADAEDVREMLVNYLGNAAKYGEPPIGVAAAPVDDFVLVRVNDSGPGVPNEFVPHLFERFRRARTPDVLSKGGTGLGLAIVRGLAEAQGGRAWYEPTATGASFCFTLPIADGRHIPERA, encoded by the coding sequence GTGAAGCCGGATCAGACGGGGCCGCCGAAGACGGACCAGCAGACCCTCGGTCATGCTGCGACGGACGATGGCAGCCCGGGCCGGATCGTGCTCGACCCCACGGACGGGGCGTCGGAGGGCGGGTTCGACGCGAGCGACGTGCAGCTGCTGCTCAGCACGGCGGTGCACGAGTTCCGCACGCCACTGGCAGCCATCAGCGGCTTCGCGACGTTCCTGCGCAAGCACTGGGCCGAGCTCGACGACGACGACAAGCTGCGCTACCTCGACGCCATCAACCGTCAAGCACAGCGGCTGAGTGGACTGACCACCGACCTGCTCGAGCTGAGCCGCGTCGATGCCGGCGCGTTGCTGCTCGAACCCGCTCGGGTGAACGTGCGGGGCGCGATCTCGGACGCGATCGAGACGGTCGGGCCCGCTACGACGATCGAGGTGCAGTGCGATCCCAGCGTCGAGGTCCTGGCCGACGCCGAGGACGTGCGCGAGATGCTCGTCAACTACCTCGGCAACGCGGCCAAGTACGGCGAGCCCCCGATCGGTGTCGCTGCCGCTCCGGTCGACGACTTCGTCCTCGTCCGCGTCAACGACTCCGGACCCGGTGTGCCCAACGAGTTCGTGCCGCACCTGTTCGAGCGCTTCCGTCGTGCCCGCACCCCGGACGTCCTCAGCAAGGGCGGGACCGGGCTCGGCCTGGCGATCGTGCGCGGCTTGGCCGAGGCACAGGGTGGTCGCGCCTGGTACGAGCCGACGGCTACCGGCGCCAGCTTCTGCTTCACGCTCCCGATCGCCGACGGACGCCACATCCCCGAGCGCGCCTGA